In the genome of Hymenobacter taeanensis, one region contains:
- the trpC gene encoding indole-3-glycerol phosphate synthase TrpC, whose protein sequence is MSTPTILDKIIAHKRQEVATRRDLVPAKKLEQSLYMNSQPLSLRRYLLRDDLSGIIAEFKRKSPSKGFINAHAPVERTTLGYMQAGASALSVLTDTEFFGGKNEDLTTARRYNFCPILRKDFTVDEYQILEAKSIGADAILLIAAVLSSEEVLRLGRFAKSLGLEVLLEIHNAEELDKTLHPDAVTLVGVNNRNLHDFSVSLDTSGELAQRIPDEFVKVTESGLQTAADIEALRAVGYRGFLMGETFMRHSRPEKACAALVQQLRATEAITLL, encoded by the coding sequence ATGAGTACCCCCACCATTCTGGATAAAATCATTGCTCATAAGCGCCAGGAAGTAGCAACTCGCCGCGACCTGGTGCCGGCCAAGAAGCTGGAGCAAAGCCTGTACATGAACTCTCAACCGCTGAGCTTGCGCCGGTACCTGCTACGCGACGACCTAAGCGGTATTATTGCTGAGTTCAAGCGTAAGTCGCCGAGCAAAGGCTTCATCAACGCGCACGCCCCCGTTGAGCGTACCACGCTGGGCTACATGCAGGCCGGCGCTTCGGCACTGTCGGTGCTGACGGATACGGAGTTCTTCGGCGGTAAGAATGAGGACCTGACCACGGCCCGGCGCTATAACTTCTGCCCCATTCTGCGCAAAGATTTTACCGTAGATGAGTACCAGATTCTGGAAGCCAAGAGCATTGGGGCCGATGCCATTCTGCTGATTGCGGCCGTGCTCTCAAGTGAAGAAGTGCTGCGCCTGGGTCGGTTTGCCAAAAGCCTTGGCCTGGAGGTGCTGCTGGAAATTCATAACGCCGAAGAGCTCGACAAAACGCTGCACCCCGACGCCGTAACGCTGGTGGGCGTAAACAACCGCAACCTCCATGACTTTTCCGTGAGCCTGGATACCTCTGGGGAGTTGGCCCAGCGCATTCCTGATGAATTCGTGAAAGTAACGGAGAGTGGCCTACAGACCGCCGCCGACATTGAGGCCCTGCGCGCCGTAGGCTACCGCGGCTTCCTGATGGGCGAAACCTTCATGCGCCATAGTCGGCCCGAAAAAGCCTGCGCTGCCTTGGTACAGCAACTGCGCGCCACAGAAGCCATTACGCTGTTATAG
- a CDS encoding phosphoribosylanthranilate isomerase, whose protein sequence is MSAPTGTPYIKVCGMREPASLAAVAALQPDFLGFIFYSKSSRYVGEELSAETLAALPTSIRKVGVFVNESTEEIRRRVQELGLDLVQLHGHETPAQCQELRESGLAVVKAFSVGADFDFGQLMPYVGHVDYFLFDTKGEQPGGNGTTFDWSLLTRYPLEVPYFLAGGLGLAHASGLRNLRLPGLFALDLNSRFETAPGVKDATLLRQMFTELRPGS, encoded by the coding sequence ATGTCTGCGCCCACTGGCACTCCTTATATAAAGGTGTGCGGTATGCGCGAGCCCGCCAGTCTGGCGGCCGTGGCCGCACTCCAGCCCGATTTCCTGGGGTTCATTTTCTACTCAAAATCCAGCCGCTACGTGGGGGAGGAGCTGAGCGCTGAAACGCTGGCCGCATTGCCCACCAGCATTCGGAAAGTGGGGGTATTTGTGAATGAAAGCACCGAGGAAATCAGGCGGCGCGTGCAGGAGCTGGGCCTGGATCTGGTGCAGCTGCACGGCCACGAAACCCCGGCTCAGTGTCAGGAACTGCGGGAGAGCGGCCTGGCAGTGGTGAAGGCTTTCTCCGTGGGAGCCGACTTCGACTTTGGCCAGCTGATGCCCTATGTAGGCCACGTCGATTACTTTCTCTTCGATACGAAAGGCGAGCAACCCGGCGGCAACGGCACCACTTTCGACTGGAGCCTGTTGACGCGTTACCCGTTGGAGGTGCCCTACTTCCTGGCGGGTGGCCTAGGCCTCGCCCACGCCAGCGGCTTACGTAACCTACGCCTGCCGGGCCTGTTTGCACTGGACCTGAACAGCCGGTTTGAAACGGCCCCTGGGGTGAAGGACGCCACCTTGCTCCGGCAAATGTTTACTGAACTCCGGCCCGGCAGCTAA
- the trpB gene encoding tryptophan synthase subunit beta produces MSTTYQKPTERGYYGQFGGAFIPEMLYPNVEELRHNYLDIMAEPAFQEEYQQLLRDYVGRPTPLFEAKRLSEKYNTRIFLKREDLCHTGAHKVNNTVGQILLAKRLGKTRIIAETGAGQHGVATATVCALMGMQCIVYMGEIDMERQKPNVYRMRLLGAEVRAAMSGSRTLKDATNEAIRDWISNPVDTHYIIGSVVGPHPYPDLVARLQAVISEEMRKQLLEKTGSELPQYVVACVGGGSNAAGAFYHFLEEPSVKLVAVEAAGHGVNSGHSAATSVLGKPGIIHGSRTLLMQDEDGQITEPYSLSAGLDYPGIGPLHAFLADSGRARFISIEDEPALKAVAECSRLEGIIPALETAHALAALGQLGAGPDDVVVVNLSGRGDKDLETYIKYADAIM; encoded by the coding sequence ATGAGCACTACCTACCAAAAACCTACGGAGCGTGGCTATTACGGCCAATTCGGCGGGGCTTTCATTCCTGAGATGCTCTACCCGAACGTAGAAGAGCTGCGCCACAACTACCTGGACATTATGGCCGAGCCGGCGTTTCAGGAGGAGTACCAGCAATTACTGCGCGACTACGTGGGCCGGCCTACGCCACTGTTCGAGGCCAAGCGACTGTCGGAGAAGTATAACACCCGCATTTTTCTGAAGCGTGAGGACCTTTGCCATACTGGCGCCCACAAAGTAAACAACACCGTAGGCCAGATCTTGCTGGCCAAGCGGCTGGGCAAAACGCGCATCATCGCGGAAACTGGCGCGGGTCAGCACGGCGTGGCCACGGCTACGGTGTGCGCCCTCATGGGTATGCAGTGCATTGTGTACATGGGCGAAATTGACATGGAGCGCCAGAAGCCAAACGTGTACCGCATGCGCCTGCTGGGGGCTGAGGTGCGCGCCGCCATGAGTGGCAGCCGCACCCTGAAAGATGCCACCAACGAAGCCATCCGGGACTGGATCAGCAACCCCGTGGATACGCACTACATTATTGGCTCGGTGGTAGGCCCACACCCGTACCCCGATCTGGTAGCACGCCTGCAGGCCGTAATCAGTGAAGAGATGCGCAAGCAGCTGCTGGAGAAAACCGGCTCTGAGCTACCCCAGTACGTAGTGGCCTGCGTGGGTGGTGGCTCCAATGCCGCGGGGGCCTTCTACCATTTCCTGGAAGAGCCTTCGGTGAAGCTGGTAGCGGTAGAAGCGGCTGGGCACGGCGTTAACTCCGGCCATTCGGCGGCTACGTCGGTGCTGGGCAAACCAGGTATCATTCACGGCTCGCGCACCTTACTTATGCAGGATGAGGATGGCCAGATTACGGAGCCGTATTCGCTGTCGGCGGGCCTGGATTACCCTGGTATTGGGCCATTACACGCTTTCTTGGCCGACTCCGGTCGGGCGCGGTTTATCAGCATTGAGGATGAGCCGGCGCTAAAAGCAGTAGCGGAGTGCAGCCGGCTGGAAGGCATCATCCCGGCCCTTGAAACGGCTCACGCCTTGGCCGCGCTAGGCCAGTTAGGGGCCGGCCCCGACGATGTAGTGGTAGTAAACCTCTCCGGCCGCGGCGACAAAGACCTGGAAACGTACATTAAGTACGCCGACGCTATTATGTGA
- the trpA gene encoding tryptophan synthase subunit alpha, giving the protein MNRIQQAFEKKQRGLLNIYFTAGYPTLDATVPLIKAISAAGADLIEIGMPFSDPLADGPVIQQSSTVALANGMNMRVLFRQLEGIREEVAETPILLMGYLNPVMQFGVENFCREAAAAGVDGIILPDLPLDDYVAEYQETFRQHNLRPVFLITPQTAPERIRRIDELTDSFLYLVSGPGTTGGQNTQAEGVQEAYFQRIEAMNLRNPRLIGFGIGDKASFQNACQHAEGAIIGSALIRALEGVDDAPGAATRFIQSVIK; this is encoded by the coding sequence ATGAACCGAATTCAACAAGCATTTGAGAAGAAGCAGCGCGGTCTGCTTAATATTTACTTCACCGCCGGCTACCCCACGCTTGATGCCACGGTGCCCCTTATCAAAGCCATTTCGGCTGCTGGTGCCGACCTGATTGAAATTGGGATGCCGTTTTCTGACCCATTGGCCGATGGCCCTGTGATTCAACAGAGCAGCACCGTGGCCCTGGCCAACGGCATGAATATGCGGGTGCTGTTTCGCCAGCTGGAAGGCATTAGGGAGGAAGTGGCCGAAACGCCGATTCTGCTGATGGGTTACCTGAACCCGGTCATGCAGTTCGGGGTAGAGAACTTTTGCCGCGAAGCTGCTGCTGCGGGCGTAGATGGCATTATTCTGCCTGATTTGCCCCTCGACGATTACGTGGCCGAGTATCAGGAGACGTTCCGCCAGCATAATCTAAGGCCAGTGTTCCTCATCACGCCCCAAACAGCGCCCGAGCGTATTCGCCGGATTGATGAGCTGACAGACTCTTTCCTGTATCTGGTGTCGGGGCCCGGCACTACTGGTGGGCAAAATACTCAGGCTGAGGGCGTGCAGGAGGCCTACTTCCAGCGCATTGAGGCCATGAACCTGCGCAACCCGCGCCTCATCGGCTTCGGTATCGGCGACAAAGCTTCGTTCCAGAATGCCTGCCAGCATGCGGAGGGAGCCATCATTGGCTCGGCTCTGATACGGGCATTAGAAGGTGTGGATGATGCTCCTGGCGCCGCCACCCGGTTTATTCAGTCGGTAATTAAGTAA
- the aroF gene encoding 3-deoxy-7-phosphoheptulonate synthase: MIIQLDPTIAETAKADILARIKDLKYKATEVKTQRAHYLVAIGKADIDLRAIGQLPGILDIHRVSDDYKLVSRKWRVRPTVLDLGDGVRIGEGNLTLAAGPCSIESEPQMELIMQHLVDNDVRIMRGGVFKPRSSPYSFRGLGMEGLKLFHQMARARGIKIITEVMQVSQVEEMHDYVDVFQVGARNTQNFNLLDALGGVDKPVMIKRGISGTLEELLSSAEYVFSGGNEKLILCERGIRTFETASRNTLDLNAVPILKEKTHLPVIVDPSHGIGIREYVPSMALAGVMAGADGIIYEAHEKPEEAASDGAQTLNFQESERLIRNLRKVYALRQELE, encoded by the coding sequence ATGATCATTCAATTAGACCCGACCATTGCCGAAACCGCTAAAGCGGACATTCTGGCCCGCATCAAAGACCTGAAGTATAAAGCCACGGAGGTAAAAACCCAGCGGGCGCATTACTTGGTGGCTATTGGCAAAGCCGATATTGATCTGCGCGCCATCGGCCAGCTGCCTGGCATCCTGGATATTCACCGCGTGTCCGACGACTACAAGCTGGTGTCACGGAAGTGGCGCGTGCGGCCCACTGTTCTCGACCTCGGCGACGGCGTGCGGATAGGGGAGGGTAACCTCACGCTGGCCGCCGGCCCCTGTAGCATTGAGAGCGAGCCGCAGATGGAGCTTATCATGCAGCACCTCGTGGATAACGACGTGCGCATTATGCGGGGCGGCGTGTTTAAACCGCGCTCTTCACCGTATTCCTTCCGGGGCTTGGGTATGGAAGGCTTAAAGCTGTTCCACCAAATGGCTCGGGCGCGCGGCATCAAGATTATCACGGAGGTGATGCAGGTGTCGCAGGTTGAGGAGATGCACGACTACGTAGATGTGTTTCAGGTGGGCGCCCGCAACACCCAAAACTTCAACTTGCTCGATGCCCTCGGCGGCGTAGATAAGCCCGTAATGATTAAGCGCGGCATTTCCGGTACCCTGGAGGAGCTACTGTCGTCGGCGGAATATGTATTCTCGGGTGGCAACGAGAAGCTGATTCTCTGCGAGCGAGGCATCCGCACGTTTGAAACAGCCTCGCGCAATACGCTTGATTTGAATGCGGTGCCTATCCTCAAAGAGAAGACCCACTTGCCCGTCATCGTTGACCCCTCGCACGGCATTGGTATTCGGGAGTACGTACCCTCAATGGCGCTGGCCGGCGTAATGGCCGGCGCCGACGGCATCATCTATGAAGCCCACGAGAAGCCGGAAGAAGCAGCTTCTGATGGAGCTCAGACCTTGAATTTCCAGGAGTCGGAGCGCCTGATCCGGAATCTGCGCAAAGTGTACGCCCTGCGCCAGGAGCTGGAATAG
- a CDS encoding phenylalanine 4-monooxygenase — protein sequence MLQQHYDRYTTQDQLVWKVLFDRQTALLHKRACSAFAKGLVAVGFHRNAIPNFEEVSQRLYKATGWQLEPVEGMLNDAQFFGLLAQRKFPATVWIRSMAQFDFIEEPDLFHGVFGHVPLLMDQAFADFLHFLGQVAAQHLQDEVALTRLERLYGFTVQFGLVQERGEARMYGAGLLSSSGEIHHCIGDVTRRYPFDLATVLQTPYSEAHLQDQYFLLNSWEQLTESVAELAALLASNWQLKPVE from the coding sequence ATGCTTCAGCAGCACTACGATCGGTACACGACGCAGGACCAGTTGGTTTGGAAAGTATTGTTTGACCGCCAAACGGCTCTTCTGCACAAGCGGGCCTGCTCGGCTTTTGCCAAGGGACTGGTGGCAGTGGGCTTTCACCGCAATGCTATTCCCAACTTTGAGGAGGTCAGTCAGCGTTTGTATAAAGCTACTGGTTGGCAGCTGGAGCCAGTGGAAGGCATGCTGAACGATGCTCAGTTCTTTGGGTTGCTGGCCCAGCGTAAGTTTCCGGCTACCGTCTGGATCCGCTCCATGGCGCAGTTCGATTTCATTGAGGAGCCCGACCTGTTCCACGGCGTATTTGGGCACGTGCCGTTGCTGATGGATCAGGCCTTTGCCGATTTTCTGCACTTCTTGGGGCAAGTAGCCGCTCAGCACTTGCAGGATGAAGTGGCCCTCACTCGGCTTGAGCGGCTGTATGGCTTCACGGTGCAATTTGGGCTAGTGCAGGAGCGGGGTGAGGCCCGGATGTACGGGGCTGGTTTGTTGTCGTCATCAGGCGAGATTCATCATTGCATCGGCGACGTTACCCGCCGCTACCCCTTCGACTTGGCCACGGTACTCCAAACGCCTTACAGCGAAGCGCATCTGCAGGACCAGTACTTCCTGCTCAACAGCTGGGAGCAGCTCACCGAGAGTGTAGCCGAATTGGCTGCTTTGCTGGCCTCTAACTGGCAGCTCAAGCCCGTGGAATAG
- a CDS encoding DUF962 domain-containing protein, which produces MTTLPALLSEYGESHQNPTNKLVHWVCVPLIMFSILGLLWSIPVPDALRQISPWLNWGTLVMGLAIVYYLRLSVRLSIGMLFVWLLMAGALRLVDAGAVLPLWAMCLIVFVLAWVGQFWGHKVEGKKPSFLKDLQFLLIGPLWLLHFVYRRLGWQY; this is translated from the coding sequence ATGACTACCCTGCCCGCTCTGCTTTCTGAATACGGAGAAAGCCATCAAAACCCCACCAACAAGCTGGTGCACTGGGTATGTGTGCCGCTGATTATGTTCTCCATTCTAGGCCTACTCTGGTCGATTCCGGTGCCAGATGCATTGCGACAGATTAGCCCCTGGCTGAACTGGGGCACCTTGGTGATGGGGCTAGCCATCGTGTATTATCTGCGTCTATCGGTGCGCCTTTCCATTGGGATGCTGTTTGTGTGGCTGCTGATGGCGGGGGCATTGCGTCTGGTAGATGCCGGAGCCGTGCTACCACTGTGGGCCATGTGCCTGATTGTGTTTGTGCTGGCCTGGGTTGGCCAATTCTGGGGCCATAAGGTGGAAGGTAAAAAGCCCTCTTTTCTCAAAGATCTGCAGTTTCTGCTAATTGGGCCGCTCTGGCTTCTGCACTTTGTGTATCGCCGCTTAGGCTGGCAGTATTAG
- a CDS encoding dienelactone hydrolase family protein → MKKIWTLFALLLSTVTMASAQSAMSCCAKPTNATEAFAMLASNEDFSGGHDAPLPYTYAGEGETIEFKTPDGQSSKAFEIKSNVRSDKYLFVIHEWWGLNDYIKKEAAQYAKDLPGVNVIALDLYDGQVATDPDQAGKLMQGVKTDRAQNIIKGALLYAGPNAKVASVGWCFGGGWSLQTALIAGPKAVGCVMYYGMPEKDVAKLKTLNTDVLGIFATQDKWINPEVVAQFQKDMAAAKKKVTIKSYDADHAFANPSNPKYNKEYASDAHTAAVAYLKKNFKLKG, encoded by the coding sequence ATGAAAAAAATCTGGACCCTTTTTGCGCTGCTTCTGAGCACCGTTACCATGGCCTCGGCGCAAAGCGCCATGAGTTGCTGCGCCAAGCCAACTAACGCCACCGAGGCATTTGCCATGCTGGCCTCCAACGAGGACTTCTCAGGTGGCCACGATGCGCCCCTGCCGTATACTTACGCCGGTGAGGGTGAAACCATCGAGTTCAAAACGCCGGACGGGCAAAGCAGCAAGGCCTTTGAAATCAAGAGCAATGTCCGCTCTGATAAGTACCTGTTCGTGATTCACGAGTGGTGGGGCCTCAACGACTACATTAAGAAGGAAGCCGCGCAATATGCCAAGGATCTGCCCGGCGTAAACGTAATTGCCCTCGACCTCTACGACGGCCAAGTGGCCACCGACCCCGACCAGGCCGGCAAGCTCATGCAGGGCGTAAAAACCGACCGTGCCCAGAACATTATCAAAGGTGCCTTGCTGTATGCGGGCCCCAATGCCAAAGTGGCCAGCGTTGGCTGGTGCTTCGGGGGTGGCTGGAGCCTGCAAACGGCCCTGATAGCTGGCCCGAAAGCTGTTGGCTGCGTGATGTACTACGGCATGCCCGAGAAAGACGTAGCTAAGCTCAAAACCCTGAACACGGACGTGCTGGGCATTTTCGCTACCCAAGACAAGTGGATTAACCCTGAAGTGGTAGCTCAGTTTCAGAAGGACATGGCCGCCGCGAAGAAGAAAGTGACCATCAAAAGCTACGATGCCGACCACGCCTTTGCCAACCCTTCAAACCCCAAGTACAACAAAGAGTACGCATCCGACGCGCACACCGCGGCCGTGGCGTATCTGAAGAAAAACTTCAAGCTGAAAGGCTAG
- a CDS encoding ABC1 kinase family protein: MEEPQKSLSSLPTTKVARAARFAKTGLNVGANYLKHYAKRAVGADSTSEDLHAANAAELYGALSEMKGSVLKVAQMLAMEKNILPTAYADQFAQAQYQTPPLSGPLVVKAFRDAFGKSPFEVFDEFNLQARQAASIGQVHFARKGNLALAVKVQYPGVADSIRSDIRLVKPIALRVLGLSEDTVRPYLEEVETRLIEETDYALELRRGQEIAAACADLAHLQFPNYYPELSSLRILTMDWLPGQHLKEFLATDPPQAVRNQLGQALWDFYMFQLNTLRTVHADPHPGNFLLRADEGGTLGVLDFGCVKEIPEDVHRLFTALLAPETLANAALLTMLLEEAGVVRAEDAPAKRTFYVSTMQASLELVGRPFRQATFDFGDPAYMQSLYALGDDLMQQPELRQQREPRGSEHFIYLNRTYVGLYALLTELRASITTTAVA; encoded by the coding sequence ATGGAAGAACCCCAAAAGTCTCTCTCCTCCCTGCCTACTACCAAAGTAGCGCGGGCGGCTCGTTTTGCTAAAACCGGCCTGAACGTGGGCGCTAACTACCTGAAGCACTACGCTAAGCGTGCCGTAGGAGCCGACTCTACTTCCGAAGACCTGCATGCCGCCAACGCCGCTGAGCTCTATGGTGCCCTCAGCGAGATGAAAGGCTCAGTGCTGAAAGTGGCCCAGATGCTGGCCATGGAGAAGAACATTCTGCCCACTGCCTACGCCGATCAGTTTGCCCAGGCCCAGTACCAGACGCCTCCCCTGTCGGGCCCGCTGGTGGTGAAGGCCTTTCGGGATGCCTTCGGTAAGTCGCCGTTTGAGGTATTTGACGAGTTTAACTTGCAGGCCCGGCAAGCCGCCAGCATTGGTCAGGTGCATTTTGCCCGCAAGGGTAATCTGGCGCTGGCCGTAAAGGTGCAGTACCCGGGTGTGGCCGATAGCATCCGCTCCGATATCCGGTTGGTGAAGCCCATTGCCCTGCGCGTGCTAGGCCTCTCCGAAGACACGGTACGCCCTTACCTGGAGGAGGTGGAAACTCGCCTCATCGAAGAAACCGACTATGCCCTGGAACTGCGCCGAGGTCAGGAAATTGCTGCGGCCTGTGCCGACTTGGCGCACTTGCAGTTTCCCAACTACTACCCGGAGCTCTCCTCCCTGCGTATTCTGACGATGGACTGGCTACCGGGCCAGCATCTGAAAGAGTTTTTGGCTACCGACCCGCCCCAGGCTGTGCGCAACCAGCTAGGCCAAGCCCTCTGGGACTTCTACATGTTCCAGCTTAACACCCTGCGCACTGTTCACGCCGACCCGCACCCCGGCAACTTCCTGCTGCGCGCCGATGAGGGCGGCACCCTGGGCGTGCTGGATTTCGGCTGCGTGAAGGAGATTCCCGAGGATGTGCACCGGCTTTTCACCGCCCTGCTAGCTCCAGAAACCTTAGCAAACGCGGCGCTGCTGACCATGCTGCTGGAAGAGGCCGGCGTGGTACGCGCAGAGGATGCGCCTGCCAAACGCACGTTCTACGTGAGCACTATGCAGGCCTCCTTGGAGCTGGTAGGTCGCCCCTTTCGCCAGGCCACTTTCGACTTCGGCGACCCGGCCTACATGCAAAGCCTCTACGCCCTCGGCGACGATCTTATGCAGCAGCCAGAGCTCCGGCAGCAGCGTGAGCCCCGCGGCTCTGAGCACTTTATTTACCTCAACCGCACCTACGTAGGCCTTTACGCATTGCTCACAGAACTGCGCGCATCTATCACAACCACCGCAGTGGCCTAG
- a CDS encoding TetR/AcrR family transcriptional regulator: MEQQPSPAAEPETTATPADRIKQAYLDYVLRKGKPPVSVYKLTQKLGLPEQEFYRYYANFAAIDRELWADFGREARSTAAKEPVWAQYGAREKLLGFYYTLLEVLKRNRSYALNSLHRSMPEFPGLTPRVLDDFRQDFEVFVGEILRDGRRTEEVASRPLVQDQYPRAFWQQALFVLGFFAKDDSIDFERTDAAVEKAVTLSFDLVGRNTLDSAVDFVRFLVRRK; this comes from the coding sequence ATGGAACAGCAACCTTCGCCCGCCGCCGAACCTGAAACCACGGCTACCCCCGCCGACCGCATTAAGCAGGCCTACCTCGACTATGTGCTCCGCAAGGGCAAGCCGCCGGTATCAGTATACAAGCTCACCCAAAAGCTAGGCCTGCCCGAGCAGGAGTTCTACCGGTACTACGCCAATTTCGCGGCCATCGACCGGGAACTGTGGGCTGACTTTGGTCGGGAGGCCCGCAGCACGGCGGCCAAAGAGCCCGTGTGGGCGCAGTACGGTGCCCGCGAGAAGCTGCTGGGCTTCTACTACACCCTGCTGGAAGTACTGAAGCGCAACCGCAGCTACGCGCTCAACTCTCTTCACCGCTCCATGCCGGAGTTTCCGGGCCTGACACCTCGCGTGCTCGACGACTTTCGCCAGGACTTTGAGGTGTTTGTGGGCGAGATTCTGCGTGATGGCCGCCGCACCGAAGAAGTGGCTAGCCGCCCGCTGGTGCAAGACCAATACCCGCGTGCCTTTTGGCAGCAGGCCCTGTTTGTGCTGGGCTTCTTCGCCAAAGACGACAGCATTGATTTTGAACGCACGGATGCTGCCGTCGAGAAAGCCGTTACGCTCAGCTTTGATCTGGTAGGTCGCAACACCCTTGATTCCGCCGTGGATTTCGTGCGCTTCCTCGTGCGCCGGAAGTAG
- a CDS encoding cryptochrome/photolyase family protein, which yields MKITLFWHRRDFRLHDNAGLAAALSSGYPVVPLFIYDREILDLLPSRRDARVTFIYDQVERLAQETAQAGGTFLAMYGRPLEVFEQLLTRYEVAAVYTNEDYEPYAAERDTAVAELCQRHGATFQAYKDQVIFAKREILSKSGSPNRTFSSYRNAWLDKLQDEDLQPYPSKELFTAERLGHLPDAEPRPGLESMQFERFEQFVPAAELPAEAVVRNYHLTRNSPGQVNSSTRRSVHLRFGTLSVRELMRQARDLNPKLLAELIWRDYFMMLLWHFPNTATESYDPRLRHVPYRNNEEEFKAWCEGRTGYPLVDAGMRELNQTGYLPNRARIAAAGFLVKHLLIDWRWGDKYFADKLLDYDMAQNVGNWQWMAGTGVVAAPWFRVYSPQSQQEQYDPTFAYVWQWVPEFGTCEYPKPIVEHKFARQRAVDTLRAAYQAAG from the coding sequence ATGAAAATCACCCTTTTTTGGCACCGCCGCGACTTCCGCCTCCACGATAACGCCGGACTAGCGGCAGCACTGAGCAGCGGCTATCCAGTGGTGCCGTTGTTCATCTACGACCGGGAAATTCTGGACTTGCTGCCCAGTCGCCGCGATGCGCGTGTCACGTTCATCTATGATCAGGTAGAGCGCCTGGCCCAGGAAACCGCGCAAGCAGGCGGCACCTTCCTGGCCATGTATGGTCGCCCACTTGAAGTCTTCGAGCAGTTGCTTACGCGCTACGAAGTGGCGGCCGTGTATACCAACGAGGACTACGAGCCTTACGCTGCCGAGCGCGACACCGCCGTGGCCGAGCTATGCCAGCGCCATGGGGCTACCTTTCAAGCTTACAAAGACCAGGTCATCTTCGCGAAGCGGGAAATCCTGAGTAAGTCGGGCAGCCCGAACCGCACCTTCAGCTCCTACCGCAACGCGTGGCTGGATAAGCTGCAGGATGAAGATTTGCAGCCCTACCCTTCCAAGGAGCTCTTTACAGCAGAGCGGCTAGGCCACTTGCCTGATGCTGAGCCTAGGCCTGGCTTGGAAAGCATGCAGTTTGAGCGGTTTGAGCAGTTTGTGCCGGCGGCTGAGCTTCCAGCCGAGGCTGTGGTGCGCAACTATCACCTCACCCGCAACTCGCCGGGGCAGGTGAATAGCAGCACGCGCCGCTCGGTGCACCTGCGCTTTGGTACGCTCAGCGTGCGGGAACTCATGCGCCAGGCCCGCGACCTGAACCCCAAACTGCTGGCCGAGCTAATCTGGCGCGACTACTTCATGATGTTGCTCTGGCACTTCCCTAACACCGCCACCGAAAGCTACGACCCACGCCTGCGCCATGTGCCCTACCGCAACAACGAAGAGGAATTCAAAGCTTGGTGCGAGGGCCGCACGGGCTACCCGCTGGTAGATGCGGGGATGCGCGAGCTAAACCAGACCGGCTACCTGCCCAACCGCGCCCGTATTGCGGCGGCGGGCTTCCTGGTCAAACACCTGCTTATTGACTGGCGCTGGGGCGACAAGTATTTCGCCGATAAGCTCCTCGACTACGACATGGCCCAAAACGTAGGCAACTGGCAGTGGATGGCGGGCACCGGCGTGGTAGCTGCGCCCTGGTTCCGGGTGTACAGCCCCCAAAGTCAGCAAGAACAGTACGACCCCACCTTTGCCTATGTGTGGCAGTGGGTGCCCGAGTTTGGCACCTGTGAATACCCCAAACCCATTGTAGAGCACAAGTTTGCCCGCCAGCGGGCCGTTGACACCTTGCGCGCTGCGTATCAGGCGGCTGGCTAG
- a CDS encoding SDR family NAD(P)-dependent oxidoreductase, with amino-acid sequence MKFADKNILVVGASSGIGLATARLLHELGATLYTASRHESPELAELNTAFIGVDVTQPLGQLLDGLPEVLHGVVYCPGSIKLRPFERIPAEDFRSDFELNVMGAVQVLQASMKRLKKANGASVVLFSTVAADTGMAFHTSIATAKAAVEGLTRALAAEYAASGIRVNAVAPSLTNTPLAAPLLSTPEKVEAGAKRHPLQRIGEPQDLAYMASFLLSDHSSFITGQIMPVDGGMGRLK; translated from the coding sequence ATGAAGTTTGCTGACAAAAACATCCTCGTAGTTGGTGCCTCCTCCGGCATTGGCTTAGCTACTGCCCGCCTGCTGCACGAGCTGGGCGCTACCCTCTACACCGCCTCACGCCACGAGTCGCCCGAGCTGGCGGAACTCAACACCGCTTTTATAGGAGTAGATGTAACGCAGCCGCTAGGCCAGCTGCTGGACGGCCTGCCCGAAGTGTTGCACGGCGTGGTATACTGCCCCGGCAGCATCAAGCTGCGGCCCTTCGAGCGCATTCCGGCCGAGGACTTCCGCAGCGACTTTGAGCTGAATGTAATGGGTGCCGTGCAGGTGCTGCAGGCTTCCATGAAGCGCCTCAAGAAGGCCAATGGCGCCTCGGTGGTACTGTTTAGCACGGTGGCCGCCGATACGGGTATGGCATTTCACACCAGTATTGCCACTGCCAAGGCCGCCGTAGAAGGCCTCACGCGGGCCCTGGCCGCTGAGTACGCCGCCAGCGGTATCCGGGTGAATGCGGTGGCCCCTTCCCTCACTAACACTCCCCTGGCCGCCCCCCTGCTCAGCACGCCCGAAAAGGTGGAGGCCGGTGCCAAACGCCACCCGCTGCAGCGCATTGGTGAGCCCCAGGACCTGGCCTACATGGCCTCGTTCCTGCTCTCTGACCACAGCTCTTTCATCACGGGTCAGATAATGCCCGTAGATGGGGGCATGGGCCGATTGAAGTAA